A single window of Pleomorphomonas sp. T1.2MG-36 DNA harbors:
- a CDS encoding ABC transporter ATP-binding protein, whose product MTDIPAEGALPEDAGESRASGTGGPDYLASLKLLGRFLPGSRLAMGGAILLATAAVACELAPIVVVCKVVTPALSGTLGPAYLLGAAGLALLAVVVGYGLMGLAVGLSHVVAFDVLCRLRLALARHLARLPIGWFADRKSGDAKKLIIDEPESMELIFAHGIPEGVSALATWVAVSVWLFAVDWRMALATVAVTPVAFVLISTGMARGARRAADYQRAGARMNASVVEFLAGMAVVKIFNRTGESFAETARAVRAYAEVETAWAEDYLPFGGTFFSLVLANVVVILPVGAFLMAAGSLDLSTLVLFVILGANYSQPLMKLFNQFHTLAHISMGSTRIADALAAEPQADSARTVALASHDVVFDEVSFGYGKEEVLHRVSFTAPAGSVTALVGPSGAGKSTVASLVARFWDPRSGRVTLGGVDLREIGLAQLMDMVAFVFQDSFLFSDTIAANIRFGNPKASDAEVEAAARAARAHDFIMAFPDGYATRLGDRGQLLSGGERQRIAIARAILKDAPVIVLDEATAFADPDNEAAIQEAIGELTAGRTLLVVAHRLHTIMSADQILVVDGGRIAEAGRHDDLVAKGGLYARLWRDYTEARDVVLKPAGVSGQIASEERPS is encoded by the coding sequence ATGACGGACATTCCCGCCGAGGGCGCGCTGCCAGAGGACGCCGGCGAAAGCCGCGCGTCCGGGACCGGCGGCCCCGACTATCTCGCCAGCCTGAAGCTGCTCGGCCGCTTCCTGCCGGGATCGAGGCTTGCCATGGGCGGGGCGATTCTTCTCGCCACCGCCGCCGTCGCCTGTGAGCTGGCGCCGATCGTCGTGGTCTGCAAGGTGGTCACGCCGGCGCTGTCCGGCACGCTCGGCCCGGCCTATCTCCTCGGCGCGGCCGGTCTCGCCCTTCTCGCGGTGGTCGTCGGCTACGGGCTGATGGGGCTGGCGGTCGGCCTGTCGCACGTCGTCGCCTTCGACGTGCTCTGCCGCCTGCGTCTGGCCCTGGCCCGCCATCTGGCGCGGTTGCCGATCGGCTGGTTCGCCGACCGCAAGAGCGGCGACGCCAAGAAGCTGATCATCGACGAACCCGAGAGCATGGAGCTCATCTTCGCCCATGGCATCCCCGAAGGGGTCAGCGCGCTCGCCACATGGGTTGCGGTGTCGGTCTGGCTGTTCGCCGTCGACTGGCGCATGGCGCTGGCCACGGTGGCGGTGACGCCGGTGGCCTTCGTGCTGATCTCCACCGGCATGGCGCGCGGCGCCCGCCGGGCCGCTGACTACCAGCGCGCCGGCGCCCGCATGAATGCCTCGGTCGTCGAGTTCCTGGCCGGCATGGCCGTGGTCAAGATCTTCAACCGGACCGGTGAGAGCTTCGCCGAGACCGCTCGCGCCGTGCGGGCCTACGCGGAGGTGGAAACCGCCTGGGCCGAGGACTACCTGCCGTTCGGCGGCACCTTCTTCTCGCTGGTGCTCGCCAATGTGGTGGTCATCCTGCCCGTCGGGGCCTTCCTGATGGCGGCGGGCTCGCTCGACCTCTCGACGCTCGTCCTGTTCGTCATCCTGGGCGCCAACTACAGCCAGCCGCTGATGAAGCTGTTCAACCAGTTTCACACGCTGGCCCACATTTCCATGGGCTCGACGCGGATCGCCGACGCGCTGGCCGCCGAGCCGCAGGCCGACAGCGCCCGCACCGTGGCGCTGGCCTCGCACGACGTCGTCTTCGACGAGGTCTCCTTCGGCTATGGCAAGGAAGAAGTGCTGCACCGCGTCAGCTTCACCGCCCCGGCCGGTTCGGTCACCGCGCTGGTCGGCCCATCCGGCGCCGGCAAGAGCACGGTGGCGAGCCTCGTCGCCCGCTTCTGGGATCCGCGGTCGGGTCGCGTCACGCTCGGCGGCGTCGATCTCCGCGAGATCGGCCTCGCCCAGCTGATGGACATGGTGGCCTTCGTCTTCCAGGACAGCTTCCTGTTCTCCGACACCATCGCCGCCAACATCCGCTTCGGCAATCCCAAGGCCAGCGATGCCGAGGTGGAGGCGGCGGCCCGCGCCGCCAGGGCGCACGACTTCATCATGGCCTTCCCCGACGGCTACGCCACCCGCCTCGGCGACCGGGGGCAACTGCTCTCCGGCGGCGAGCGCCAGCGCATCGCCATCGCCAGGGCCATCCTGAAGGACGCGCCGGTCATCGTGCTGGACGAAGCGACCGCTTTCGCCGACCCGGACAACGAGGCCGCCATCCAGGAGGCCATCGGCGAACTTACGGCGGGGCGGACGCTGCTGGTCGTCGCCCATCGCCTCCACACCATCATGTCCGCCGACCAGATCCTGGTCGTCGACGGCGGACGCATCGCCGAAGCCGGCCGTCACGACGACCTCGTGGCGAAGGGCGGCCTCTATGCCCGCCTGTGGCGCGACTACACCGAAGCGCGCGACGTCGTGCTCAAGCCGGCCGGCGTCTCCGGCCAGATCGCCAGCGAGGAGCGCCCGTCATGA
- a CDS encoding ABC transporter ATP-binding protein: MTAIDPLVPVGEAADADIHSDLDSLRRVWRLAGPLRGKVARGVAFRFLQSISLGLAFGGVIWTVTGLAEGRTMDVGWAWQLTGLMAASLCGQLLFGYLAAHDSWLASFELAGDLRLSILDHLRRLPMGFHLSRHRGDTVTALTSDMQMLETFLSDALGRIAQAFALPLVAVLWFLSRDWAVGLAMLASMAAALPVFMWSSRRLARLGVVRQDLQAAAGARMIEFVQGIATIRAFNRLAKGEESFRAALEAFRDLSIRMVARLSLPMALFGATVMAGVPIVLVVSGLRHGAGAIDMATLIAALVLVFAVYSPLLGLSQVMELVRMADASLTRMDRILTARPLPAVVRPAEPQGFALRFEAVDFSYRADRPVLSSVGFEVPERSMTAIVGPSGSGKSTILNLIARFWDVSGGAISIGGADIRTMSEERLASLITVVFQDVYLFAGTIFDNIAFGRSGASREEVEAAARAAQAHTFISALPDGYDTRVGEGGATLSGGERQRISIARAILKDAPIVLLDEATAAIDPTNELAIQKALARLVAEKTLVVVAHKLSTIRAADQILVLDGGRIVERGNHDQLLEGEGLYHRLWQSRSHAAGWRIK; encoded by the coding sequence ATGACCGCCATCGATCCTCTCGTTCCGGTCGGCGAAGCCGCCGATGCCGACATTCATTCCGACCTCGACAGTCTCCGGCGCGTCTGGCGGCTTGCCGGCCCGCTGCGCGGCAAGGTGGCGCGCGGCGTCGCCTTCCGCTTCCTGCAATCGATCAGTCTCGGCCTTGCCTTCGGCGGCGTCATCTGGACGGTGACCGGCCTTGCCGAGGGGCGGACGATGGATGTCGGCTGGGCCTGGCAGTTGACCGGCCTGATGGCCGCCTCGCTCTGCGGGCAGCTGCTGTTCGGCTATCTCGCCGCGCACGACAGCTGGCTCGCCAGCTTCGAGCTGGCCGGCGATCTCCGCCTCTCCATCCTCGATCATCTGCGCCGGCTGCCGATGGGCTTCCACCTGTCGCGCCATCGCGGCGACACGGTGACGGCGCTCACCTCCGACATGCAGATGCTGGAAACCTTCCTGTCCGACGCGCTCGGGCGCATCGCCCAGGCCTTCGCATTGCCGCTCGTCGCCGTCCTGTGGTTCCTGAGCCGGGACTGGGCGGTCGGGCTGGCCATGCTGGCGTCGATGGCGGCGGCGCTGCCGGTGTTCATGTGGTCGAGCCGGCGGCTCGCCCGCCTCGGCGTCGTTCGGCAGGATCTTCAAGCGGCGGCCGGCGCCCGCATGATCGAGTTCGTGCAGGGCATCGCCACCATCCGCGCCTTCAACCGCCTCGCCAAAGGCGAGGAGAGCTTCCGCGCCGCGCTGGAGGCGTTCCGCGATCTCTCCATCCGCATGGTGGCGCGCCTGTCCCTGCCGATGGCCCTGTTCGGCGCCACCGTCATGGCCGGTGTGCCCATCGTGCTGGTGGTCTCCGGCCTCCGGCATGGCGCGGGGGCCATCGACATGGCGACGCTGATCGCCGCCCTGGTGCTGGTGTTCGCCGTCTACTCGCCGCTGCTCGGGCTCAGCCAGGTGATGGAGCTGGTCCGCATGGCCGACGCCTCGCTGACGCGCATGGACCGTATCCTGACCGCCAGACCGCTGCCGGCGGTGGTGCGACCGGCGGAACCACAAGGCTTCGCCCTCCGCTTCGAGGCCGTCGACTTCTCCTACCGGGCGGACCGGCCGGTGCTGTCGTCGGTCGGCTTCGAGGTTCCCGAACGGTCGATGACGGCGATCGTCGGCCCTTCCGGTTCGGGCAAGAGCACCATTCTCAACCTGATCGCCCGCTTCTGGGACGTGTCGGGCGGGGCGATCTCCATCGGCGGCGCCGACATCCGGACCATGTCGGAGGAGAGGCTGGCGTCGCTGATCACCGTGGTGTTCCAGGACGTCTACCTGTTCGCCGGCACCATCTTCGACAACATCGCCTTCGGCCGCTCGGGTGCGTCGCGGGAGGAGGTCGAGGCTGCCGCCCGCGCCGCCCAGGCGCATACGTTCATTTCGGCGCTGCCGGACGGCTACGACACGCGCGTCGGCGAGGGCGGGGCGACGCTGTCGGGCGGCGAACGCCAGCGGATTTCCATCGCCCGTGCCATCCTGAAGGACGCGCCGATCGTGCTGCTCGACGAGGCGACGGCGGCGATCGACCCGACGAACGAACTGGCCATCCAGAAGGCGCTGGCCCGCCTCGTCGCCGAGAAGACGCTGGTGGTCGTCGCCCACAAGCTCTCGACCATCCGCGCCGCCGACCAGATCCTGGTGCTCGACGGCGGCCGCATCGTCGAACGGGGCAATCACGACCAACTGCTGGAAGGAGAGGGGCTCTACCACCGGCTCTGGCAGTCCCGCAGTCACGCGGCGGGCTGGCGCATCAAGTGA
- a CDS encoding RidA family protein, which produces MTEIERRLAALNIVLPAATAPAANYVPYVASGNLLYLSGQLPMKDGKLACVGKLGGELAIEDGYAGARLCAINLMVQIKAAVGDLARVRRIVRLGGFVNSTPSFVDQPKVINGASDLFVEVFGDAGRHARSAVACPSLPFGAGVEVDAVVEVDGHP; this is translated from the coding sequence ATGACGGAGATCGAACGGCGCCTTGCCGCGCTCAACATCGTCCTGCCCGCAGCGACGGCGCCGGCCGCCAACTATGTGCCCTATGTCGCCAGTGGCAACCTTCTCTACCTTTCCGGCCAGCTGCCGATGAAGGACGGCAAGCTCGCCTGCGTCGGCAAGCTCGGCGGCGAACTCGCGATCGAGGACGGCTATGCCGGGGCCAGGCTGTGCGCCATCAACCTGATGGTTCAGATCAAGGCGGCGGTCGGCGATCTCGCCCGCGTGCGCCGCATCGTCCGCCTCGGCGGCTTCGTCAACAGCACGCCGTCCTTCGTCGACCAGCCCAAGGTGATCAACGGCGCCTCCGACCTGTTCGTCGAGGTGTTCGGCGACGCGGGGCGGCACGCGCGCTCGGCGGTCGCCTGCCCGTCGCTGCCGTTCGGCGCCGGCGTCGAAGTCGATGCCGTCGTCGAGGTCGACGGCCATCCCTGA
- a CDS encoding TetR/AcrR family transcriptional regulator: MTDNSPSGRRGAGRPPRVSRATIAEAALRIGLDKATLVLIGRELGVDHSSLYRHVRSRDDLMTAAVDEALAGISWRRDAEEDWRAYLVRVAEAVWTVYEANPGVAETIRSLGVIPPSVIGAFVAICGELRMAGFSASDAVLAVDSVMDMTIDSAVGWRRLTAPTPDGPVVADRMRHALESEFAAHADWAEFGSLMAGALTGSPGAWWRSKLDLILDGIAVRHRRAT; the protein is encoded by the coding sequence ATGACGGACAACAGCCCCTCCGGCCGGCGCGGCGCCGGACGCCCGCCCCGCGTCAGCCGGGCGACCATCGCCGAGGCGGCGCTGCGCATCGGCCTCGACAAGGCGACGCTGGTGCTGATCGGCCGCGAGCTCGGCGTCGATCACTCCTCGCTCTACCGGCACGTCCGCAGCCGCGACGACCTGATGACGGCTGCCGTCGACGAGGCGCTCGCCGGCATTTCCTGGCGGCGCGACGCGGAGGAGGACTGGCGGGCCTATCTCGTCCGCGTCGCCGAGGCGGTGTGGACCGTCTACGAGGCCAATCCGGGCGTTGCCGAGACGATCCGCTCGCTGGGCGTCATTCCGCCATCGGTGATCGGCGCCTTCGTCGCCATCTGCGGCGAGCTGCGCATGGCCGGCTTTTCCGCTTCCGACGCCGTGCTGGCCGTCGACAGCGTCATGGACATGACCATCGATTCCGCCGTTGGCTGGCGCCGCCTGACGGCCCCGACGCCCGATGGACCGGTGGTGGCCGACAGGATGCGGCACGCGCTGGAATCGGAGTTCGCCGCCCATGCCGACTGGGCCGAGTTCGGCAGCCTGATGGCCGGCGCCCTGACGGGTTCGCCGGGGGCGTGGTGGCGCAGCAAGCTCGACCTGATCCTCGACGGCATCGCCGTGCGCCATCGCCGGGCGACGTGA
- a CDS encoding Crp/Fnr family transcriptional regulator: MTNVAPDAMPPPPIVPWMEFQNQDMWEKALHLGRKVIWKGKTCVQRPGDEVTSIFLIREGTIKVSATSAEGVQRTLWFMGPGSILGEAALFAGQKNTHYIDAVEDCVAYEFSHGNVVERLLVDHPDLGEALLTNLATKSYIMSTQVEESTFLSAYRRICRFFYGLCLSRKSRQISLSHSVIAELLGLHRVTVSNAIGDLKRRGLLEERGHDLVVADVEAIGAIINSDI, from the coding sequence ATGACAAACGTTGCCCCCGACGCCATGCCACCGCCGCCCATCGTGCCCTGGATGGAATTCCAGAACCAGGACATGTGGGAAAAAGCCTTGCACCTCGGGCGCAAGGTGATCTGGAAGGGCAAGACCTGCGTTCAGCGTCCGGGCGACGAGGTCACCAGCATCTTCCTGATCCGCGAAGGCACCATCAAGGTCTCCGCCACCAGCGCCGAAGGCGTGCAGCGCACGCTGTGGTTCATGGGCCCCGGCAGCATCCTCGGCGAGGCGGCCCTGTTCGCCGGACAGAAGAACACCCACTACATCGACGCGGTCGAGGACTGCGTGGCCTACGAGTTCTCCCACGGCAACGTGGTCGAGAGACTGCTGGTCGATCACCCCGACCTTGGCGAGGCGCTGCTGACCAACCTCGCCACCAAGAGCTACATCATGTCGACGCAGGTCGAGGAAAGCACCTTCCTCAGCGCCTACCGCCGGATCTGCCGCTTCTTCTACGGCCTCTGCCTGTCGCGCAAATCCCGGCAGATCTCGCTGTCGCACAGCGTGATCGCCGAGTTGCTCGGCCTGCACCGCGTCACCGTGTCCAACGCCATCGGCGACCTCAAGCGAAGGGGGCTGCTGGAAGAACGCGGCCACGACCTGGTGGTCGCCGACGTCGAGGCCATCGGCGCGATCATCAACTCCGACATCTGA
- a CDS encoding Hsp20/alpha crystallin family protein, whose protein sequence is MDKKTLMPFGRGSAPSRSHEDTFLSLRREMDQLFDSFTRGWGLPTLASGDTFLSPRVDIAETDAGLEMTADLPGIDPKAIELELDDDVLTLRAERKSEHEEKDDKRRYHLTERSTGTYMRAFTLPFTPDRDKITADFDKGVLKVKVPRSPDQPKATKRIEIHPAA, encoded by the coding sequence ATGGACAAGAAGACCCTGATGCCCTTCGGGCGCGGTTCGGCTCCTTCGCGCTCGCACGAGGATACGTTCCTGTCGCTGCGTCGCGAGATGGACCAGCTGTTCGACAGTTTCACCCGCGGCTGGGGCCTGCCGACGCTCGCCTCGGGCGATACGTTCCTGAGCCCGCGCGTCGACATCGCCGAGACCGACGCCGGCCTGGAGATGACCGCCGATCTGCCGGGCATCGACCCGAAGGCGATCGAGCTGGAGCTTGACGACGACGTCCTGACCCTCCGGGCCGAACGCAAGTCCGAGCACGAGGAGAAGGACGACAAGCGCCGCTATCACCTGACGGAACGGTCGACCGGCACCTACATGCGCGCCTTCACGCTGCCCTTCACGCCGGACCGCGACAAGATCACGGCCGACTTCGACAAGGGCGTCCTGAAGGTGAAGGTGCCGCGTTCGCCGGACCAGCCCAAGGCGACCAAGCGGATCGAGATCCATCCGGCCGCCTGA
- a CDS encoding tyrosine phenol-lyase has product MDKTYVAEPYKIKVVEPIAVTTRAERERFMAEAGYNTFLLRSDQCYIDLLTDSGTSAMSDNQWAGMMLGDEAYAGSRNFIHLQEVVREYYGFKHVVPTHQGRGAENLLSSICIKPGDYVPGNMYFTTTRAHQERNGATFVDIIVDEAHDSQRELPFKGNIDIGKLSRLIDEVGADKIPYVCLAVTVNLAGGQPVSMANMRAVHELCSKNGIKVMFDATRCVENAYFIKTRETEYADATIAAILKEMMSYADGCTMSGKKDCLVNIGGFLCMNDDELYQKACEMVVLFEGMPSYGGLAGRDMEAMARGIVESVDYNYIHHRISQCEYLAEKLKEGGVPVVRPTGGHAVFLDARAFLSHIPQDQFPAQALAAELYIESGVRSMERGIVSAGRDKKTGENYHPKLELVRLTIPRRVYTYAHLDIVAEAAKSLYKRRETIKGLEMVYEPKLLRFFTARFQPKA; this is encoded by the coding sequence ATGGACAAGACCTACGTTGCCGAACCCTACAAGATCAAGGTCGTCGAGCCGATCGCCGTTACCACCCGCGCCGAGCGCGAGCGCTTCATGGCCGAGGCCGGCTACAACACCTTCCTGCTGCGCTCCGACCAGTGCTACATCGACCTTCTGACCGACAGCGGCACCTCGGCGATGAGCGACAACCAGTGGGCCGGCATGATGCTGGGCGACGAGGCCTACGCCGGCAGCCGCAACTTCATCCATCTGCAGGAAGTCGTCCGCGAGTACTACGGCTTCAAGCACGTCGTTCCGACCCACCAGGGTCGCGGCGCCGAGAACCTTCTGTCGTCGATCTGCATCAAGCCGGGCGACTATGTTCCGGGCAACATGTACTTCACGACGACGCGCGCCCATCAGGAGCGCAACGGCGCCACCTTCGTCGACATCATCGTCGACGAAGCCCATGACTCCCAGCGCGAGCTGCCGTTCAAGGGCAACATCGACATCGGCAAGCTCAGCCGCCTGATCGACGAGGTCGGCGCCGACAAGATCCCCTATGTCTGCCTTGCCGTGACGGTCAACCTCGCCGGCGGCCAGCCGGTCAGCATGGCCAACATGCGCGCCGTCCACGAGCTGTGCTCGAAGAACGGCATCAAGGTGATGTTCGACGCCACCCGCTGCGTCGAGAACGCCTACTTCATCAAGACGCGCGAGACCGAATACGCCGACGCGACCATCGCCGCGATCCTGAAGGAGATGATGAGCTACGCCGACGGCTGCACCATGAGCGGCAAGAAGGACTGCCTCGTCAACATCGGCGGCTTCCTCTGCATGAACGACGACGAGCTCTACCAGAAGGCCTGCGAGATGGTCGTGCTGTTCGAGGGCATGCCGAGCTACGGCGGCCTCGCCGGCCGCGACATGGAGGCCATGGCGCGCGGCATCGTCGAGTCGGTCGACTACAACTACATCCACCACCGCATCAGCCAGTGCGAATATCTGGCCGAGAAGCTCAAGGAAGGTGGCGTGCCGGTCGTCCGGCCGACGGGTGGCCACGCGGTGTTCCTCGATGCCCGCGCCTTCCTGTCGCATATCCCGCAGGACCAGTTCCCGGCCCAGGCGCTGGCCGCCGAGCTCTACATCGAGAGCGGCGTCCGGTCGATGGAACGCGGCATCGTCTCCGCCGGACGCGACAAGAAGACCGGCGAGAACTACCACCCCAAGCTCGAGCTGGTGCGTCTCACCATTCCGCGGCGCGTCTACACCTACGCTCATCTCGACATCGTGGCCGAGGCGGCAAAGTCGCTGTACAAGCGCCGGGAGACGATCAAGGGCCTTGAGATGGTCTACGAGCCCAAGCTGTTGCGCTTCTTCACGGCGCGCTTCCAGCCCAAGGCCTAA
- a CDS encoding lytic murein transglycosylase, giving the protein MKRIAFLLAGALALAPIGAAAADAAFSRWLDAKVWPAAKASGVSRATFEAAVAGLDPDLSLPDLKPTGGGNAFQAEFRSPAAYLADRKLDALAAGARKRYAANRAILDKVARVTGVPAGVVLAVWGKESAFGTAKIEKDAVRTLATQAYMGSRRAEFFPELVAALVILEEEHISRAAMKSSWAGALGQPQFMPTKFLTDAVDGNGDGRRDIWDTTSDVLASIGHYLKSRGWKAGLPWGVEVRLPASVPCSLEGPDQGQPLAAWVRAGVTRADGRPLALGDVGPTGHLLMPAGRMGPAFLVSDNFYVLKAYNESDVYALTIGTVGDRVSGPQSIRGGWGKIGSFSRGDVRAVQRRLEGMGHDVGTADGLVGFRTRVAMGRWQEKNGLPVTCYPDKAVISALK; this is encoded by the coding sequence ATGAAACGAATCGCATTCCTTCTTGCCGGCGCGCTGGCACTTGCTCCGATCGGCGCGGCGGCGGCCGACGCCGCCTTTTCCCGCTGGCTGGATGCCAAGGTATGGCCGGCGGCGAAAGCCTCCGGCGTCAGCCGCGCCACCTTCGAGGCGGCGGTTGCCGGCCTCGATCCCGATCTCAGCCTGCCCGACCTCAAGCCGACCGGTGGCGGCAATGCCTTCCAGGCCGAGTTCCGCAGCCCGGCCGCCTACCTCGCCGACCGCAAGCTCGACGCGTTGGCGGCCGGGGCGCGCAAGCGCTATGCGGCCAACCGCGCCATTCTCGACAAGGTGGCGCGGGTGACCGGCGTGCCGGCCGGCGTCGTTCTGGCCGTCTGGGGCAAGGAGTCGGCCTTCGGCACCGCCAAGATCGAGAAGGACGCCGTGCGCACGCTGGCGACGCAGGCCTACATGGGCTCGCGCCGCGCCGAGTTCTTCCCCGAACTGGTGGCGGCGCTGGTCATCCTGGAAGAGGAGCATATCTCCCGCGCCGCCATGAAAAGCTCGTGGGCCGGCGCGTTGGGCCAGCCGCAGTTCATGCCGACCAAGTTCCTGACCGATGCCGTCGACGGCAACGGAGACGGCCGCCGCGACATCTGGGACACCACGTCGGACGTCCTGGCCTCCATCGGCCATTACCTGAAGTCGCGCGGCTGGAAGGCGGGGCTGCCCTGGGGCGTCGAGGTGCGGCTGCCCGCGTCGGTGCCGTGCAGCCTGGAAGGTCCCGATCAGGGCCAGCCGCTCGCCGCCTGGGTCAGGGCGGGCGTGACGCGGGCCGATGGCCGGCCGCTCGCCCTCGGCGACGTCGGGCCGACCGGACACCTGCTGATGCCGGCCGGGCGGATGGGGCCGGCCTTTCTGGTGTCGGACAATTTCTATGTGCTGAAGGCCTATAACGAATCCGACGTCTACGCGCTGACCATCGGCACGGTGGGCGACCGGGTGAGCGGGCCGCAGTCGATCCGGGGTGGCTGGGGCAAGATCGGCAGCTTCAGCCGTGGCGACGTCAGGGCCGTGCAGCGGCGGCTCGAGGGCATGGGGCACGATGTCGGTACCGCCGACGGCCTCGTCGGCTTCCGCACCCGCGTCGCCATGGGCCGCTGGCAGGAGAAGAACGGGCTGCCGGTCACCTGCTATCCCGATAAGGCGGTGATCTCCGCCCTGAAATGA
- a CDS encoding amino acid permease yields MNIFRTKDIGLLHREVENHSLKRALSAVDIVMMGIGVIIGTGIFVLTGVAAANFAGPGIMLSFGLSSLACIFICLAYSELASSIPAAGSAYTYTYVAGGELLAWLVGWNLILEYSVGASAVAGGWSAYFVGILKSAGIELPQAITAVPYDGGIVNLPAVLIVLFITFVLVRGVKESATVNRWLVAVKLGAIFLFLLLAGPKVDATNWTPFLPYGVAGISAGASIIFFAYLGIDSLATAAEETRNPQRDMPIGIIVSLLICTVLYIAVSCVLTGVVPYTELNTAEPVTFVLRKLGYNFGSAIVGTGAIAGLTTVCLVMMYAQTRAFFAMSRDGLIPPALCKVHPKYGSPHIITLIVGLTVAGIAGFTPIGLVAEMCNIGTLFAFTVATACVLVLRKTKPNLKRPFRCPAPKIIVPLAMLSSLYIMSGLPAATWVRFAVWSLIGLAIYAVYGARNSRLAPKAEGKLPA; encoded by the coding sequence ATGAACATATTCCGCACCAAGGACATCGGCCTCTTGCATCGAGAGGTGGAGAACCACTCGCTGAAGCGGGCTCTCAGCGCCGTCGACATCGTCATGATGGGCATCGGCGTCATCATCGGCACCGGCATCTTCGTGCTGACCGGCGTGGCGGCGGCGAATTTCGCCGGCCCCGGCATCATGCTGTCGTTTGGCCTGTCTTCGCTCGCCTGCATCTTCATCTGCCTCGCCTATTCGGAACTGGCGTCGTCCATTCCGGCGGCGGGCAGCGCCTACACCTACACCTACGTCGCCGGTGGCGAGCTTCTGGCCTGGCTGGTCGGCTGGAATCTCATTCTCGAGTACTCGGTCGGGGCCAGCGCCGTCGCCGGCGGCTGGTCGGCCTATTTCGTCGGCATCCTGAAATCGGCCGGCATCGAGCTGCCGCAGGCCATAACCGCCGTTCCCTACGACGGCGGCATCGTCAACCTGCCGGCCGTGCTGATCGTGCTGTTCATCACTTTCGTGCTGGTGCGCGGCGTCAAGGAAAGCGCCACGGTCAACCGCTGGCTGGTGGCCGTCAAGCTCGGCGCCATCTTCCTGTTCCTGCTGCTGGCCGGGCCGAAGGTCGACGCCACCAACTGGACGCCGTTCCTGCCCTACGGCGTCGCCGGCATCTCGGCGGGCGCCTCGATCATCTTCTTCGCCTATCTCGGCATCGACTCGCTGGCCACCGCCGCCGAGGAGACCCGCAACCCGCAGCGCGACATGCCGATCGGCATCATCGTGTCACTGCTGATCTGCACCGTGCTCTACATCGCCGTGTCGTGCGTGCTGACCGGCGTCGTTCCCTACACCGAACTGAACACCGCCGAACCCGTCACCTTCGTGCTGCGCAAGCTCGGCTACAACTTCGGCTCCGCCATCGTCGGCACCGGTGCCATCGCCGGCCTGACCACCGTCTGCCTGGTGATGATGTACGCCCAGACGCGCGCCTTCTTCGCCATGTCGCGCGACGGCCTGATCCCGCCCGCACTGTGCAAGGTGCATCCGAAATATGGTTCGCCGCACATCATCACGCTGATCGTCGGCCTCACCGTGGCGGGTATCGCCGGCTTCACGCCGATCGGACTGGTTGCCGAGATGTGCAACATCGGCACGCTGTTCGCCTTCACCGTGGCGACGGCCTGCGTGCTGGTGCTGCGCAAGACGAAGCCGAACCTGAAGCGACCGTTCCGCTGCCCGGCGCCGAAGATCATCGTGCCGCTGGCCATGCTGTCGAGCCTCTACATCATGTCCGGCCTGCCGGCCGCAACCTGGGTCCGCTTCGCGGTCTGGAGCCTGATCGGCCTCGCCATCTACGCCGTCTACGGCGCCCGCAACAGCCGCCTCGCCCCCAAGGCCGAAGGCAAGCTGCCGGCCTGA